A DNA window from Pseudomonadota bacterium contains the following coding sequences:
- a CDS encoding response regulator — protein MTKILYVEDNDFNVYVVRLRLVRAGFEVVIAATAEQGLAMALSEAPDLILMDLSLPELDGWEATRRLKAAAETKDIPVIALSAHAMTGDRERALAAGCDDYETKPVDFTRLVSKINERIKGA, from the coding sequence GTGACCAAGATCTTGTACGTCGAGGACAACGACTTCAATGTGTACGTGGTCAGGCTCCGGCTGGTTCGGGCCGGCTTCGAGGTGGTGATCGCGGCCACCGCCGAACAGGGCTTGGCCATGGCGCTCAGCGAGGCGCCCGACCTCATCCTCATGGATCTCAGCCTGCCGGAGCTCGACGGCTGGGAGGCCACGCGCCGGCTCAAGGCGGCAGCCGAGACCAAGGATATCCCCGTCATCGCGCTTTCGGCGCATGCGATGACCGGCGACCGCGAGCGCGCGCTCGCGGCCGGCTGCGACGATTATGAGACCAAGCCCGTCGACTTCACCCGGCTTGTCAGCAAGATCAACGAGCGGATCAAGGGGGCGTAG